In Microbacterium sp. ABRD28, the genomic stretch CCCCCCGCCGGCGCGCGCGAAGGTCTCACGAGCCTCGTGCCAGACCTGCGGGTCGCCGCCGGCCGCCGCGCGCAGATAGGCCGCAGAGAGACGGGCGAGAACGGCGACGCGCTCGGGATTCTCGTCGGTGGTCTCCGCCGCTTCCCAGCTCGGAATGCCCCCGAGCGAATGCTCGGCGCCGAACAGCGTGAGCAGGTCGGTCGCGCCGGCGCTGTGGACATACGCGTCGGTGAACCAGTCCGGCCCCCGGCTCGACATCTTGGACTGATCCCGATCCCCCGCCACGACGAGGGTCGGGGTCGTCAGTTCTGCGAAGGACGGGTTCATGAAGGGGAAGTGCGCCTTCGCGAACGGATGCAGCTGCTCTCCCCCCAGCCCGGTCGCCGCGAGCAGGACGCCGGCGATGACGCGATCGTCGCCGTGGTCGCGACCGACCGCGCCGTCGGCGCCGATGGTGCGTGCACCGAGGAGCAGCTGCACGGTGTGCGCACCCCAGGAGTGCCCCGCCGCGACGACGGCGGCCCGGTCGATACGGCCCGCCAGCCCCGGCATCGATCGCTCGATCACGTCGAGCTGGTCGAGCACGGCCACGAGGTCATCCCGCCGCTGCAGCCAGATCGAACCGAACCGGTCGTCGTCGACGCCGATGCCGTGCCGGCGGGAGTCGAGGTGCGTGGGCTGGACCACGACGAAGCCCTGCGACGCCCAGAAGGTCGTGAGGGGAGCGTACCCGTCGAGCGACCAGCCGTTTCCGTGGGAGAACAGCAGCACCGGCAGGTCGCGACCGTGCGCGGGAACCGAGACCCGCACCTCGAGCGGGAACGGTCGCGCCGGCGCTGCGAGGGTGACGGGAGCGACGGACACGACGGGCGCCGACGCACCCAGCACGGGGTCGAGGGCGGCCACGATGGTGGAGTCGCGAAGCGGGGTGGGTGTGTGCACGAGGTCTCATTTCCAGGATGTCGGCGACTCCGCCATACTT encodes the following:
- a CDS encoding chlorophyllase; the protein is MHTPTPLRDSTIVAALDPVLGASAPVVSVAPVTLAAPARPFPLEVRVSVPAHGRDLPVLLFSHGNGWSLDGYAPLTTFWASQGFVVVQPTHLDSRRHGIGVDDDRFGSIWLQRRDDLVAVLDQLDVIERSMPGLAGRIDRAAVVAAGHSWGAHTVQLLLGARTIGADGAVGRDHGDDRVIAGVLLAATGLGGEQLHPFAKAHFPFMNPSFAELTTPTLVVAGDRDQSKMSSRGPDWFTDAYVHSAGATDLLTLFGAEHSLGGIPSWEAAETTDENPERVAVLARLSAAYLRAAAGGDPQVWHEARETFARAGGGIGRIDSR